DNA sequence from the Gouania willdenowi chromosome 21, fGouWil2.1, whole genome shotgun sequence genome:
ATGTTGgtcttgttgctgctgctgatgctgttgatggtgctgctgacgttgccctcgttgttgctgctgatgctgctgttgACATTGTCCTTGTTGTTGCCGTTGCCCTTGTTCTAGCTGTCTGTCCTTGGTGCTAGGAAAAAATAGAGAACATCTGATGAGTCTTCTGattcaacaacaaaagcaacgtcagcagcaacatcaacagcggcaacagcatcagcaacaacaacaggggcattgtcagcagcaacatcaacagtgacagcagcagcaaTGACAAGgacaacagcaacatcagcagcaacaacaacagttgcccctgttgatgttgctgttgaagatgcccttgttgttgctgctgctgctgttgatgttgctgctgatatAACCCttcttgttgctgctgatgctgttgatGACATTGatcttgttgttgctgttgccgttgttgctgttgatgttgctgctgacgtCGCCCTTGTTGTTCTTGCTGCTGATGCCATTGCTGTCCTTGATGATAGGAAAATAtagagaacagctgatgagtcttctgattcaacaacaagggcaacatcagcagcaacatcaacagcggcaacagcatcagcagTAACAACAAGGGCAATATCAGCAGCaccaacaacaagggcaacttctacagcaacatcaacagtgacagcagcagcaacgacaaaaacaacatcaacagcaacatcagcagcaacaacaacagttgCCCCTGTTGATGTTGCCCTTGACGATGCccgtgttgttgctgctgctgctgctgctgctgctgttgatgttgctacTGACATAACCCttcttgttgctgctgatgctgttgatGACATTGATTTTGTTGTagctgctgatgctgtagttgctgctgatgttgctgttgacattgcccttgttgttgctgttgcggttgttgctgttgatgttgctgatgACGTCGCCCTTGTTGTTCTTGCTGCTGATGTCGTTGCTGTCCTTGATGCTAGTAAAATAtagagaacagctgatgagtcttctgattcaacaacaagggcaacatCAACAGCGGCAACAGCATCATCcttgttgttgatgttgctgttgatgtCCTTGTCGTTGCTGCTGCTGtcgctgttgatgttgctgctgacattgcccttgttgttgcggCTGATGCTGTTGCCACTGTTtattgctgctgatgttgcccttgttgttacggcaacagcagcagcagcagcaacatgggCAATGTCAACAGtggcaacagcatcagcagcaacaacaagggcaatgtcAGAAGCAACATCAATAGTTGCCACTGTTTATGTTGCTGATGATGTTGCCctcgttgttgctgctgttgttgacgTTGCTGCCgacattgcccttgttgttgctgttgccgttgttgctgttgatgttgatgctgaagttgcccttgctgttgttgctgctgatgtcgttgctgtccttggtgctagtaaaatatagagaacagctgatgagtCTTCTGATTCTACTGTAGGCTTGTTTCTAGGTGAGTTTCTATGATAGAATCCACCATAAACTAAACTAATTCACATTGTTAAAGAACATCTTAGATGCTGATATATGCATTTCAAACAATCTATGGAGAGCACAGACACAATTTGAAGTTAAATTGATGCAAAACTCAATACTCTTAGACTGAGACATTAAAACACATCTGATTAAACTTGTTCTCAGAGAGTGTGTCCATGTCTGCACATCACATTAAGGTAcacctcatttttgttttagagcattgatgaattattattagtattgatTAAGGtatcgacaatatccaagcaataagtgagagATATTATTCCCGGTATGTTATTCTCTTCAAATTTTCTTGATATTGTGAGAAATTATTAATGTAATTCAGGAAAcccttgtgaaataatttgatgaaaattgCACAGTTTGGGAAAaactgagagttctttcaacaatttgcaattaaaaatgactgccatcatgtgatctAAGCATGAAAAGACTAGAGTTTCCTTGAAATATTTGGAGAAGCTGATATATTGttttctatgtcattttaacttttttccaaggggatgaattggatgctctaaagtttAGTTTGACATGTGTCTTAgactaaaacaataaaacacacagttGAGATTAAACCTGTGTTCAGAGTGTGTGTCCATGTCTGCATATTACTTTAGATACacattattcttgttttataGTAACTGATGACCTGATTTCACATTTGTGGAAAAaccattttgaaataaaatcatcatAAAATGAAGTGATGTTTTGAGTAATGATACTTACCGTTAGTATGTTGGTGATGTTTATTATACATTCCCATCAGCAGGAGGGTGGAGGCAGAGGTGGAGCTTTAGTCCGtgattttttactctttttccccTAAAAATAGACACGTGAAAATTCTAGTCAGCTGATTAAACACTTCCACAgtcatgatgtcatcacctctaAGGTTGATGGGTAAACATTTCTGCAGAGTAGACTTACGTAGTTTGCTTTGTTGCTCCAGCCGGGGTTATTCAGAGCATGGATGTCAGCTTCTATTTGGGCTTCTGCTTGAAAGAgttctcttttgttttcttcCAAAGACTTCCACTGTggatgaacaacaacaaagtgtcacacacacacacacacacacacacacacacacacacacacacacacacacacacacacacacacacacacacacacaacaaagacaaaaatgtgaagatCACAGATAACTTATTGAGGAACCAACAAACGTACACGTTCAGAAAGAACTTTGTTGATGGCAGCACTGTTTCTAATGCCGAGCTCTTCCTGCACCGTCTTCCTCTCACTTTTTAAGAAAAGCATGAATGCGTTGGGAGGTTTCTTAACATATGGGCCCTTACCCTCCTCACGCTTCCTTTTTCTGaaggaacaaaacacaaacagtgaGCAGAGAgtagtagagagagagagcagggagacACTCTGATCAAGAGttactcagaaaaaaaagacaattaaaacaacTCAAGGACACTTACTTTGGAACTGGGATGGGTTCCAGGGCCACTGGTGGCATGACAGCCAATAACTCATCCAACTCATCtctacaaagataaaaacataaacacgcTGGATGAGAAATCAtgtcacaaacatgtggacCAACGTCTGATGGatcaggtgtgtttgtttgctttgcttACCGTTCTTCAAAAGACGGAAAACATTCACGTGGGAAGAAAGGAGTGCTGTAAAACtggagacacaaaaacatgaatgttagacaccagggtttgggtcaattgcatttttctattacaattacatcctcaattatccatgttcaattacaactatatTATGAGTTtggtgacctgcat
Encoded proteins:
- the LOC114454778 gene encoding transcription factor 7-like 1; this encodes MKIPLNMLMDPVVQEEEELKNLLPEITDVVELYPEVAGLVHWATYPVMSSPAPPLCKCPPPPLTDLQFYSTPFFPRECFPSFEERDELDELLAVMPPVALEPIPVPKKRKREEGKGPYVKKPPNAFMLFLKSERKTVQEELGIRNSAAINKVLSERWKSLEENKRELFQAEAQIEADIHALNNPGWSNKANYGKKSKKSRTKAPPLPPPSC